A single Lactuca sativa cultivar Salinas chromosome 8, Lsat_Salinas_v11, whole genome shotgun sequence DNA region contains:
- the LOC111908386 gene encoding E3 ubiquitin-protein ligase XBAT33: protein MGNSFGCSASGERLVSAARDGDFVEAKMLLDCNPCLAKYSTFGGLNSPLHFAAAKGHNDIVALLLDNGADVNSRNYCGQTALMQACRYGHWEVVQTLLLFRCNVTRADYLSGRTALHFAAVNGHVRCIRLVVADFVPSAPFESIDTQPNTDAAPKNKYDQSALVKFVNKAADGGITALHMAALNGYADCVQLLLDLHANLSSVTFHYGTSMDLIGAGSTPLHYAACGGNLKCCQILLAKGASRLTLNCNGWLPLDVARMWGRHWLEPLLAPNSDLAIPIFPPSNYLSLPLMSVLNIARECGLQSSSTLSDDTDICAVCLERSCTVAAEGCRHELCVRCALYLCSTSNNPSEQLGPPGSIPCPLCRHGIISFSRLPGSPSKGMKLHLSLGFCTPCMLHPREPDENTPEISKNHVASVSPELFCPVTCSPFPSVAIPLCTCNEGTCPSSETRDDVAGNGSPPQRTNSGEEGKLGPLRVEKTSCSSMFWGRRSCSREQQCNSEINA, encoded by the exons ATGGGCAACTCCTTTGGCTGCTCCGCTTCGGGAGAAAGGTTGGTGTCGGCGGCTAGAGATGGGGATTTCGTCGAGGCTAAGATGTTGCTTGATTGTAACCCTTGTCTCGCTAAATACTCAACCTTTGGAGGCCTTAATTCTCCTCTTCATTTCGCCGCCGCTAAAGGCCACAACGAC ATTGTTGCATTGTTGCTTGATAACGGAGCTGATGTTAATTCTAGGAATTATTGTGGCCAG ACTGCCTTGATGCAAGCTTGTCGCTATGGGCACTGGGAAGTTGTTCAAACCCTTCTTCTCTTTAGATGCAAT GTCACAAGGGCCGATTATCTTAGTGGGAGAACAGCTCTCCATTTTGCAGCTGTGAATGGACACGTACGTTGCATACGACTTGTTGTAGCTGATTTTGTCCCCAGTGCTCCCTTTGAATCCATAGATACACAACCAAACACTGATGCAGCTCCCAAAAACAAATATgatcaaag TGCACTGGTGAAATTTGTAAATAAAGCAGCTGATGGTGGTATAACAGCTCTTCACATGGCTGCATTAAATGGGTATGCTGATTGTGTACAGCTGCTACTTGATCTACATGCAAATCTCTCATCTGTGACTTTCCATTATGGAACATCAATGGATTTGATAG GAGCTGGAAGCACTCCTTTGCATTATGCTGCGTGTGGTGGAAACTTAAAATGTTGTCAG ATTCTACTTGCAAAAGGTGCAAGTCGTTTGACACTAAACTGCAACGG ATGGCTTCCTCTTGATGTTGCAAGAATGTGGGGCCGACATTGGCTCGAACCATTACTAGCACCAAATTCTGACCTGGCAATTCCCATTTTCCCTCCATCTAATTATCTATCTTTACCTCTCATGAGTGTACTTAACATAGCTAG AGAATGTGGTCTGCAATCCTCATCAACTCTCTCTGATGACACCGACATTTGTGCTGTTTGTTTGGAAAGATCTTGCACAGTAGCCgctgaag gTTGTAGGCATGAATTATGTGTGAGATGTGCACTTTACCTTTGTTCAACAAGCAATAACCCATCTGAACAACTGGGCCCACCGGGGTCGATTCCGTGTCCACTGTGTCGGCATGGGATTATTTCATTTTCAAGGTTACCGGGGTCTCCATCAAAGGGGATGAAACTTCATCTTTCATTAGGGTTTTGTACTCCATGCATGCTTCACCCTCGAGAACCGGACGAAAATACCCCTGAGATTAGCAAGAACCACGTTGCTTCTGTTTCACCGGAATTGTTCTGTCCGGTTACTTGCAGCCCGTTTCCTTCGGTTGCGATTCCGTTGTGTACGTGTAATGAAGGGACGTGTCCGTCTTCCGAGACGAGAGATGACGTGGCGGGGAATGGGTCGCCACCTCAGCGGACAAATTCAGGTGAAGAAGGGAAGTTGGGCCCACTGAGGGTGGAGAAGACTAGCTGTTCGAGTATGTTTTGGGGGAGGAGGAGTTGCAGTAGGGAGCAGCAGTGTAATTCGGAGATTAATGCTTGA